In a genomic window of Acidobacteriota bacterium:
- a CDS encoding dihydrodipicolinate synthase family protein, which translates to MSSLKAPFLPLVLATVILTPSLPAAPGKIKKPLTPRQVMEHLEGPIFSLVLPFDAEGNVDHGAIRKMISNAMRYDVRIFNMTGGNTKYDWISYDEVKAVTRTFVEAVGDHGISIVCTNNFWNSRLIDYLRYAEGLGADAVEVLAPRMAEEDIVEYFRTAAANTRMALSVKNVGLKDKTWRKLLEIDSVVAMKEHDIREYIFLEAKFADRLRVYSGGSIYRFLAAAPYGAKTYFDIYAIIAPWIAKEFWEAYQAGNLEKCYEMSKNYDVPIIENFSLPFFHGALEHFGLAKRHLRAPMKSYTDEQMKEVKAFFESLGLHPRE; encoded by the coding sequence ATGTCCTCTTTGAAGGCTCCGTTCCTGCCCCTGGTTCTGGCAACAGTGATCCTCACGCCCTCCCTGCCGGCGGCTCCCGGCAAGATCAAGAAGCCGCTGACCCCCCGGCAGGTCATGGAGCACCTGGAGGGACCCATCTTCTCCCTGGTGCTGCCCTTCGACGCGGAAGGGAACGTGGATCACGGCGCCATCCGCAAGATGATCTCCAACGCCATGAGATACGACGTCCGGATCTTCAACATGACGGGCGGGAACACCAAGTACGACTGGATCTCCTACGACGAGGTCAAGGCCGTGACCCGGACCTTCGTGGAGGCGGTGGGCGATCACGGCATCAGCATCGTCTGCACCAACAATTTCTGGAATTCCCGGTTGATCGACTACCTGCGGTACGCCGAGGGGTTGGGGGCCGACGCCGTCGAGGTGCTGGCGCCGAGGATGGCGGAGGAGGACATCGTCGAGTACTTCCGGACCGCCGCCGCCAACACGCGCATGGCACTCTCGGTCAAGAACGTGGGCCTCAAGGACAAGACCTGGCGCAAGCTCCTGGAGATCGACTCCGTGGTGGCCATGAAGGAGCACGACATCCGGGAATACATCTTCCTGGAAGCCAAGTTCGCGGACCGGCTCCGCGTCTACAGCGGCGGCAGCATCTACCGCTTCCTGGCCGCCGCTCCCTATGGCGCCAAGACCTACTTCGACATCTACGCCATCATCGCCCCCTGGATCGCCAAGGAGTTCTGGGAGGCCTACCAGGCCGGGAACCTGGAGAAATGCTACGAGATGTCGAAGAATTACGACGTGCCCATCATCGAAAACTTCAGCCTCCCCTTCTTCCACGGGGCGCTGGAGCACTTCGGGCTCGCGAAGCGGCACCTGCGGGCTCCAATGAAATCGTACACCGACGAGCAGATGAAGGAAGTGAAGGCCTTCTTCGAGTCCCTGGGCTTGCACCCCCGGGAATAG
- a CDS encoding mannonate dehydratase produces MARRIRVAAGSIRDPSDDILTFAAQLGCSGIILNTPNLTGRTPFGSSPIGSTYWSKPGDEEAPTHWDYLELLQLRTRIESYGLRLEGIENTPLHFYQRCILGLPGRDREIENYQETIRNLGRAGIPILGYHWMANSVWRTSKSEPARGGARTSVYDHELGRSAPLSFDREYSDAELWDNYEYFIRAVLPTAQEAGVTLALHPDDPPVDSLGGVARIFRNLKGFRRAMETIAPEPNHKLDFCMGTWAEMGVDEMFAGLRYFGARGRIAYVHFRNVRGAVPCITETFIDEGDVDVVEVMKLLVEMGFEGFIIDDHVPEMPGDTLWSHRGRAYATGYIKGLLRAVESLTA; encoded by the coding sequence ATGGCGAGACGAATTCGGGTGGCGGCCGGCAGCATCCGGGACCCCAGCGACGACATACTGACCTTCGCGGCCCAACTGGGTTGCAGCGGCATCATCCTCAACACGCCCAATCTCACCGGGCGGACTCCTTTCGGTTCCAGTCCCATCGGGTCCACCTACTGGAGCAAGCCGGGAGACGAAGAGGCCCCCACCCACTGGGACTACCTGGAACTTCTGCAACTGCGGACCCGGATCGAGTCGTACGGCCTGCGGCTGGAGGGCATCGAGAACACCCCCCTCCATTTCTACCAGCGGTGCATTCTGGGTCTTCCGGGACGGGACCGGGAGATCGAGAACTACCAGGAGACGATCCGCAACCTGGGCCGCGCGGGGATCCCCATACTCGGCTACCACTGGATGGCCAACAGCGTCTGGCGCACCTCCAAGAGCGAGCCGGCCCGGGGCGGCGCCCGGACCAGCGTCTACGACCACGAGCTGGGCCGAAGCGCTCCTTTGAGCTTCGACCGGGAATACTCCGACGCGGAACTCTGGGACAACTACGAGTACTTCATCCGGGCGGTCCTGCCCACCGCGCAGGAGGCGGGGGTCACCCTGGCGCTCCATCCCGACGACCCGCCCGTGGACTCCCTGGGAGGGGTGGCCCGGATCTTCAGGAACCTCAAGGGCTTCCGGCGCGCCATGGAGACGATCGCCCCCGAACCCAACCACAAGCTGGACTTCTGCATGGGGACCTGGGCGGAGATGGGTGTGGACGAGATGTTCGCGGGCCTGCGCTATTTCGGCGCGCGGGGCCGGATCGCATACGTCCACTTTCGAAACGTCCGGGGAGCCGTGCCCTGCATCACCGAGACCTTCATCGACGAGGGGGACGTGGACGTGGTGGAGGTCATGAAACTGCTGGTGGAGATGGGGTTCGAAGGATTCATCATCGACGATCACGTCCCCGAGATGCCCGGCGACACCCTCTGGTCGCACCGGGGGCGCGCCTACGCCACCGGCTACATCAAGGGGCTGCTCCGGGCCGTCGAATCGTTGACCGCCTGA
- a CDS encoding Gfo/Idh/MocA family oxidoreductase translates to MGKTYRAAIIGVGAIADIHAMAMGDLEHVDLVAGSCRTEAKGKAFAQRFGCRWYRDYQELLDQARPDFVSIATPSGFHLEPLEACARRGVHVLCEKPLEITVARVDRMIRVARESGIRLGGIFPQRFNPVLREVHGAASQGRFGDLAVVNAYVPWWRDDAYYAPDRWQGTLALDGGGAMMNQSIHGVDAAQWLASAAIPDLPPGVNPVREIFAFTAKRGHDPDLIEVEDTAVAVMRLRGGALGQLLGATSMFPGSLKRLQLAGRGGTAEVLEDELVTWAFSREQAGDDGVRRRFSQETRSGGGAADPMAIDYSLHTGNIRGFVNWLEGDEDFMLDGSESRKAVAIIEAIYESARTGRVAAVGS, encoded by the coding sequence ATGGGCAAGACCTACCGGGCCGCGATCATCGGCGTCGGAGCCATCGCCGACATACACGCCATGGCCATGGGCGATCTGGAGCACGTGGACCTCGTGGCCGGTTCCTGCCGGACCGAGGCCAAGGGCAAGGCCTTCGCACAACGGTTCGGCTGCCGCTGGTACCGGGACTACCAGGAGCTCCTGGACCAGGCCCGGCCCGACTTCGTCTCCATCGCCACACCCAGCGGGTTTCACCTGGAGCCGCTGGAGGCGTGCGCCCGGCGCGGCGTCCATGTCCTTTGCGAGAAGCCCCTGGAAATCACCGTCGCGCGCGTGGACCGGATGATCCGGGTGGCCCGGGAGAGCGGGATCCGTCTGGGAGGCATATTCCCCCAGCGCTTCAACCCGGTGCTGCGGGAGGTTCACGGAGCCGCCTCCCAGGGCCGGTTCGGCGATCTGGCGGTGGTCAACGCCTATGTGCCCTGGTGGCGTGACGACGCCTACTACGCGCCCGATCGCTGGCAGGGGACGCTGGCACTGGACGGCGGCGGCGCCATGATGAACCAGTCCATTCACGGCGTCGACGCGGCCCAGTGGCTGGCCTCGGCCGCCATCCCGGATCTTCCGCCCGGCGTCAATCCGGTTCGAGAGATCTTCGCCTTCACCGCCAAGCGGGGTCACGATCCGGACCTGATCGAGGTGGAGGACACGGCGGTGGCCGTCATGCGTCTTCGTGGCGGGGCACTGGGCCAGTTGCTGGGGGCCACCTCCATGTTTCCCGGTTCGCTGAAGCGGCTTCAGTTGGCGGGGAGGGGCGGGACCGCGGAAGTGCTGGAGGACGAGCTCGTCACCTGGGCCTTCAGCCGGGAGCAGGCCGGGGACGACGGCGTGCGCCGGCGTTTTTCCCAGGAAACCCGCAGCGGCGGGGGAGCCGCCGATCCCATGGCCATCGACTACAGCCTCCACACCGGGAACATCCGCGGCTTCGTCAACTGGCTGGAGGGGGACGAGGACTTCATGCTGGACGGATCCGAGTCCCGAAAGGCGGTGGCCATCATCGAAGCCATCTACGAATCGGCCCGGACCGGCCGTGTCGCGGCCGTAGGGAGCTGA